One window from the genome of Elaeis guineensis isolate ETL-2024a chromosome 5, EG11, whole genome shotgun sequence encodes:
- the LOC105045650 gene encoding RHOMBOID-like protein 2 has protein sequence MGRETSSEIEVVVSQTRGDNAVHPLEADRTAPPPAPEQPQVRSVRRWVPWLVPVFVVANVVMFLVTMYVNNCLKNSPRPCVAPFLGRFAFNSLRENPLVGPSSSALEKMGALDVTKVVKEHQGWRLITCIWLHAGVIHLLANMLGLLLIGVRLEQEFGFVRIGMLYVMSGFGGSVLSALFIQSRISVGASGALFGFLGGMLSELITNWTIYANKFTALLTLIFIIAINLAVGLLPHVDNFAHIGGFISGFLLGFVFLVRPQFGWISQKNVPSGYHTGSLKRKHNIYQYTLWIIGAIFLIVGFTVGLIMLFRGVNANDHCSWCHYITCVPTSKWSCKPSMICFSAQDEHGLNLTCQGYGRNLTYFFPSSSETRIKELCNQICS, from the exons ATGGGGAGGGAAACGTCGTCGGAGATCGAGGTCGTGGTGTCACAGACACGGGGGGACAACGCCGTCCATCCACTGGAGGCGGATCGTACCGCTCCACCACCGGCGCCGGAGCAACCGCAGGTGCGGTCGGTCCGCCGGTGGGTGCCGTGGCTGGTGCCGGTGTTCGTCGTCGCGAACGTTGTCATGTTCCTCGTCACGATGTACGTCAACAATTGCCTGAAGAATTCGCCGAGGCCCTGCGTCGCTCCCTTCCTCGGGAGGTTCGCGTTCAATTCCCTCAGGGAGAATCCACTCGTCGGTCCTTCCTCATCTGc GCTAGAGAAGATGGGTGCTCTAGATGTGACTAAAGTGGTTAAAGAGCACCAAGGATGGCGCCTGATCACTTGCATTTGGCTACATGCTGGAGTCATCCATTTACTCGCCAACATGTTGGGCCTGCTTTTAATTGGAGTTCGACTTGAACAAGAATTTGGATTTG TGAGAATTGGCATGCTATATGTCATGTCTGGGTTTGGTGGGAGCGTACTGTCTGCTCTTTTTATCCAGTCACGTATCTCAGTTGGTGCCTCTGGTGCGCTTTTTGGGTTCCTTGGAGGCATGCTTTCTGAGCTTATAACCAATTGGACAATCTATGCAAATAAG TTTACAGCATTGTTGACCCTCATATTCATTATCGCAATTAACTTAGCTGTGGGACTCCTCCCACATGTGGACAACTTTGCTCATATCGGAGGATTTATTTCCGGGTTCCTTCTTGGATTTGTGTTTCTTGTTCGCCCTCAATTTGGGTGGATTAGCCAAAAGAATGTTCCTTCTGGATATCACACAGGGTCACTCAAACGCAAGCACAATATTTATCAGTATACACTGTGGATCATTGGTGCCATCTTTCTAATTGTTGG GTTCACTGTTGGCCTAATTATGCTGTTTCGAGGGGTCAATGCAAATGACCATTGCTCCTGGTGCCATTATATAACTTGTGTCCCTACTTCAAAATGGAGCTGCAAGCCATCGATGATCTGCTTT TCAGCTCAAGATGAACATGGTTTGAATTTGACATGCCAAGGCTATGGAAGAAACCTAACGTATTTCTTTCCTAGTTCAAGCGAAACTCGGATAAAAGAACTGTGCAACCAGATTTGCAGTTGA